One genomic region from Pan troglodytes isolate AG18354 chromosome 14, NHGRI_mPanTro3-v2.0_pri, whole genome shotgun sequence encodes:
- the KBTBD7 gene encoding kelch repeat and BTB domain-containing protein 7, with translation MQSREDVPRSRRLASPRGGRRPKRISKPSVSAFFTGPEELKDTAHSAALLAQLKSFYDARLLCDVTIEVVTPGSGPGTGRLFSCNRNVLAAACPYFKSMFTGGMYESQQASVTMHDVDAESFEVLVDYCYTGRVSLSEANVQRLYAASDMLQLEYVREACASFLARRLDLTNCTAILKFADAFDHHKLRSQAQSYIAHNFKQLSRMGSIREETLADLTLAQLLAVLRLDSLDIESERTVCHVAVQWLEAAAKERGPSAAEVFKCVRWMHFTEEDQDYLEGLLTKPIVKKYCLDVIEGALQMRYGDLLYKSLVPVPNSSSSSSSSNSLVSAAENPPQRLGMCAKEMVIFFGHPRDPFLCYDPYSGDIYTMPSPLTSFAHTKTVTSSAVCVSPDHDIYLAAQPRKDLWVYKPAQNSWQQLADRLLCREGMDVAYLNGYIYILGGRDPITGVKLKEVECYSVQRNQWALVAPVPHSFYSFELIVVQNYLYAVNSKRMLCYDPSHNMWLNCASLKRSDFQEACVFNDEIYCICDIPVMKVYNPARGEWRRISNIPLDSETHNYQIVNHDQKLLLITSTTPQWKKNRVTVYEYDTREDQWINIGTMLGLLQFDSGFICLCARVYPSCLEPGQSFITEEDDARSESSTEWDLDGFSELDSESGSSSSFSDDEVWVQVAPQRNAQDQQGSL, from the coding sequence ATGCAGTCCCGGGAAGACGTCCCGCGCTCTCGCCGCCTCGCCAGTCCCCGTGGTGGGAGGCGGCCCAAGAGGATTTCCAAGCCCTCGGTTTCGGCCTTTTTCACGGGTCCAGAGGAGTTAAAGGACACGGCCCATTCTGCAGCCCTGCTGGCACAGCTCAAGTCCTTCTACGACGCGCGGCTGCTGTGTGATGTGACCATCGAGGTGGTGACGCCTGGCAGCGGGCCTGGCACGGGTCGCCTCTTTTCCTGCAATCGCAACGTGCTAGCAGCTGCGTGTCCCTACTTCAAGAGCATGTTCACAGGTGGCATGTACGAGAGCCAGCAGGCCAGCGTGACCATGCACGATGTGGACGCCGAGTCCTTCGAGGTGTTGGTCGACTATTGCTACACGGGTCGTGTGTCTCTCAGTGAGGCCAATGTGCAGCGCCTGTACGCGGCCTCCGACATGCTACAGCTGGAATATGTGCGGGAAGCCTGTGCCTCCTTCTTAGCCCGACGTCTTGACCTGACCAACTGCACCGCCATCCTCAAGTTTGCAGACGCCTTCGACCATCACAAGCTTCGATCTCAGGCCCAGTCCTACATAGCTCACAACTTCAAGCAGCTCAGCCGAATGGGTTCAATTCGGGAGGAGACTCTAGCAGATCTGACCCTGGCCCAGCTGCTGGCTGTCCTACGCCTGGATAGTCTGGACATAGAGAGTGAGCGGACTGTATGCCATGTAGCTGTGCAGTGGCTGGAGGCTGCTGCCAAAGAGCGGGGTCCCAGTGCTGCAGAAGTCTTCAAGTGCGTGCGCTGGATGCACTTCACTGAAGAAGATCAGGACTACTTAGAAGGGCTGCTGACCAAGCCCATCGTGAAGAAGTACTGCCTGGACGTTATTGAAGGGGCCCTGCAGATGCGCTATGGTGACCTGTTGTACAAGTCTCTGGTGCCAGTgccaaacagcagcagcagcagtagcagcagcaactCTCTTGTATCTGCAGCAGAAAATCCACCCCAGAGACTGGGTATGTGTGCCAAGGAGATGGTGATCTTCTTTGGACACCCTAGAGATCCCTTTCTCTGCTATGACCCTTACTCGGGGGACATTTACACAATGCCATCCCCTTTGACCAGCTTTGCTCACACTAAGACTGTCACTTCCTCAGCTGTCTGTGTCTCCCCAGACCATGACATCTATCTAGCTGCTCAGCCCAGGAAAGACCTCTGGGTGTATAAACCAGCTCAGAATAGTTGGCAGCAACTTGCAGATCGCTTGCTGTGTCGTGAGGGCATGGATGTGGCATATCTCAATGGCTACATCTACATTTTGGGGGGGCGAGACCCTATTACTGGAGTTAAGTTGAAGGAAGTGGAATGCTACAGTGTTCAGAGAAACCAGTGGGCATTGGTGGCTCCTGTCCCTCATTCCTTCTATTCCTTTGAACTCATAGTGGTTCAGAACTATCTTTATGCTGTCAACAGTAAGCGCATGCTTTGCTATGATCCTAGCCACAATATGTGGCTGAACTGTGCTTCTCTTAAACGTAGTGACTTTCAGGAAGCATGTGTCTTCAATGATGAAATCTATTGTATCTGTGACATCCCAGTCATGAAGGTCTACAACCCAGCTAGGGGAGAATGGAGGCGGATTAGTAATATTCCTTTGGATTCAGAGACCCACAACTACCAGATTGTCAATCATGACCAAAAGTTGCTTCTCATCACTTCTACAACCCCACAATGGAAAAAGAACCGAGTGACAGTGTATGAGTATGATACTAGGGAAGATCAGTGGATTAATATAGGTACCATGTTAGGCCTTTTGCAGTTTGACTCTGGCTTTATTTGCCTTTGTGCTCGTGTTTATCCTTCCTGCCTTGAACCTGGTCAGAGTTTTATTACTGAGGAAGATGATGCACGGAGTGAGTCTAGTACTGAATGGGACTTAGATGGATTCAGTGAGCTGGACTCTGAGTCAGGAAGTTCAAGTTCTTTTTCAGATGATGAAGTCTGGGTGCAAGTAGCACCTCAGCGAAATGCACAGGATCAGCAGGGTTCTTTGTAA